AGGTAATGCCGGGCGCCGTGTTTATCGATTTTGTTTCTTATATAGGATTCTTACTTAGAAAAACAAAGGGCGCTTTCGTTGCCATGCTAATCTTTATTTTCCCCTCATTCCTGCTGATGATCATTTTAACCTATTTGTATCTAAGGTACGGAGAGATCGGGGTTGTACAGCACGTATTAAAGGGGCTTTCCGCAATTATGATAGCGCTTATCATTAAGGTTATAATCGATATCTATAATGAGGGTGTAAAAAACCCGGTTTATTTAATCATCTCGGGTATTGGTCTTTTGCTGCTTATTCTCAATCTTAATATTGTCCTGATATTGATTATGGGTATAATATTGGCAATACTTTACGGCATATATAAAGCTGATATTTCTATTAAAGGAAAACGAATCGCATTACCGCATAGGGCTGATTTTAACAATCTTTTGAAAGATAACTTATGGGTTATCCTGTTTATGTTATTCTTGATTATGGTAAATATGACATTCTATTTTGTCTATCCAGATATCGCTATAATGAATACCATCCTTTTTAAAATTGGACTTCTAACCTTTGGGAATGGATATACAATGCTGCCGTTTATTTCAAAGGAGGTCGTAAATAACTATCACTGGCTTACGATAAAGCAGTTTTCAGACGGTATTGTGTTGAGCCAGATTACACCGGGACCTGTAGCTGTTATGGCAACTTTTATAGGATACAAGGTTGCCGGAATTGTTGGAGCGATAACTGCTACATTATCCATATTTTTACCTTCAACCATGCTTGTAGCTATTGTTGCAAAACCGTTTTTGGAATACAAAGACAATAAAATGGTAACATACGCATTGAAAGGGATTCTATCGACATTCATAGGACTTTTAATACTTGTAGTGGCACAGATATCAAAGACGTCAATCACGGATTACAAAACAGCTTTATTTGCACTGGTTGCACTTATACTGTTTATTTACACAAAAATAAATCCGATTATTGTTTTAATCATCGGAGTAGCAATCTCCATAATTGTGCTGTAGTGCGGGAGACTAAAGACCGTGCCGGGGATTAGGTGAGGTCAAGTTTTTACGCGATAGTTGGCAATTTGTGAATTATTGGTATAGAATCCAATCATGCGTAAAATAACTTTAAAAAACAAGTTAGGGCATATAAAGATGCTGCTGCTTGATGTAGACGGTGTGCTTACAGACGGTAAGCTTATTTACAATAACAGCGGTATAGAGCTAAAGATGTTTGACGTTAAAGATGGGTACGGGCTTGTAAGATTAAAAAAATCCGGGATCAAGCTCGGAATCATTACTGCTAAAAAATCTTCTATCGTAGAAACAAGGGCAAAAGATCTCGGCATTGATACATTGTATCAAAATTCCGAGGACAAGATTATTCCTTACAAAGAGATTAAAAAAAAGTATAAACTAAGTGATAACGACATAGCTTATATAGGTGACGACATCCCTGACTTGCCAGTGCTTAGGATTGTAGGTGTACCTATTGCTGTTAAAAACGCTGCCAAACCAGTTAAAAAAGTCTCTCTGTATATAACAAAAAAAAACGGCGGCTGTGGCGCGGTAAGAGAGGTAGTTGAATTAATAATGCAGGCAAAAGGCGAGCCTCTTGGTTGAAAATGAAATTAAAACAACGAGCACTTAGAGCTATTATTTATTACGGGACTAAAGCCCTTATTAGCTTATTTAATCTTTTGCCTTACGCTATTGCCGTATGGCTTGGGGCAAGGCTCGGTTTGCTGGCTTATTACGTTCTTCCTTATGAAAGAAAAAAGAGCATTAAAAATATCTTAAAGGCTTTCCCTGAGATGGATCATAAATGGGCAGCTATGCAGATAAGAGAGACCTTTCAGGGGCTTGGTATCAGTATAATGGAACTTGTAAAAATTGAAACAATAGCCAGACATATAGATGAATATATAACGGTAAAGAATATGGATGTGCTGGAACAATCAATAAAAAAGGGCGCAGGCATTATATGGATAACAGGCCACATAGGCAATTGGGAACTCATGCCTGTTTATTTCGCTAAAAAAGGTTACAAAGTGTATGTTGTTGCAAAGAGACTTTACGATCATAGAATAGATGATATACTTAATAATCTGAGAAAAAACCATGGAGTTCAACCAATAATAAGAGGTGAACAGGGTTCATCAAAGGCTATACTTAAGGCATTAAGATCAAATAGTCTTCTCGGCATGCTCATAGATCAAGATACCGATGTGCAGGGTGTGTATGTTAAGTTTTTTGGTGATATGGCGTTTACACCAAGAGGCGCTTCTGACATTGCAATTAAGGCAGGCTCTGATGTAATAGCAGGCTTTATTACAAGAACCGGTAAGAACAGGCATATCATAACAATACACGGCCCGATAACTTATAAAAGAACATCCGATTACGAGAAGGACGTAATTGGCTTAACCCAGGAAATGACTGTACTTATTGAACAGCACATACGCAATCATCCATCCGATTGGGTATGGATGCATTCAAGGTGGGCTAAAAAGCCTGTATAAAATAGAAAAGATGAAGATTTATAAATGATATGTTAAAAAAATGTTTTATGATAAGATTAGTATACTTTATAATAGATGTATATATCATGGCAATGCTTACTACAGGGATCTCCTGTACAAATGGTTCTGTTAAGCAGGCGGCGGATTTAAGCAGCCGTACAGAGGTGCAAAGGCCAACAATTGAGATTGTAGACCCTGTGTTTACAGAAATTAAGGAAAACACCGTTAGCTACAACGGGGAAGCTGTTGAGGCTGAATATTTTAATAATGAGCATAAGGGAATCATTATTAATCCCCGGATATCAGGTCTTACGTCAAAAGGTGAGAGCTTTACTGCTTCTGCAGATAAAGGATACTATTATGATAAAAACAAGACATTAACGCTAAAAGATAATATCTTTGCAAGATTAGACAGTGGATACGATTTAAAATGCAATTATGTGGATTATTTTATCAATAAAAGGATTATCGTTGCGTATGAACCTGTAACAATATCGAGTAAAGCGTTTATACTCCATGCAGATAAGGCAAATATTAATTTAAATACGGGTAAGCTCCTTATGGAAGGCAATATAAAGGCAAACATATACAATATGAGCTTAAAATGATAAAAAATCTAATCAAGATTTTCTTGATAACAATACTGCTGCTTATAAACATTAGCGCCACGATGGCGGATAGCATTATTAATGAAGTAAAAAAATCTGGGGAACCTTTAAAGCCTATAGATATAACATCAAGCCAGCTTGAGGCAAATTTAAAATCACACATTGTAATATTTAAAGGTGACGTCATTGCAAAACAAGCTGATGTTATTCTATACTGTGATATCCTAACGGCTTATTATGATGCAAAAAATAAAAATATAACCAGGATTGTTGCAGAAAATGATGTTAAAATTACAAGAAATGATATGATAGCAACAAGTAAACAAGCAGTTTATGATAATCTTAATAAACTAATTACGCTCACAGGTTCTCCAAGGGTATGGGAGGGCAACAATATTATTGAAGGTACAAAGATTATTTTATATATAGGGACTAACAAAATTTTTGTAGAAGGTGCAAAAGCCCTTTATAACTCTGTCCCCAAAGGTATTATTCATGGATCAACTCCTTGAAATAATTGGACTTAAAAAATCATTTGGGAAAAAAACCGTTGTCTCTGATGTTAACTTTTCAGTGAATAGTGGTAATATTGTTGGTTTACTTGGGCCTAATGGGGCAGGTAAATCAACAACATTTTATATGATAGTTGGTGTGTACAAACCCGACAAGGGTAAAATCATGCTTAATAATGAGGATATAACATATAATCAAATGTATATAAGAGCTAGAAAGGGAATCACCTATCTGCCCCAGGAACCTTCTATATTCAGAAAGCTGTCTGTGGAGGATAACATAAAAGTGGTTTTTGAGACTATGGAATACAACCCGGACTTGATAGAGGAAAAAACAGAGGAAATAATGAAAAATATGAATATCCTTCATATAAGAAGATCCAAAGGATATTCATTGTCGGGCGGAGAAAGGAGACGTGTTGAGATCTCCAGAGCACTTGCTACAGCTCCAATCTTTATGCTTCTCGATGAGCCGTTTGCAGGCATAGACCCAATAGCAGTCAACGAACTCCGGGGAATCATATTTTCATTAAAAGAAAAAGGCATCGGCATAATAATATCCGATCATAATGTAAGGGATACTCTCAATGCATGTGATATGGCTTATATTATAAATAATGGCAGGATCATAGAGCAGGGAGATCCCAAACAGATTGCGAACAGCGAGAATGCAAAGCGTATTTATCTTGGTGAGGATTTCAAACTATGATAGACATAAGACAGGAAGTAAACTTAAGACAACAGCTCGAGTTAACGCCACAGTTAATTCAAGCTTTAAGGCTTTTACAGCTAAACAGATTAGAGCTCGAACAGGAGTTAAAAACAGAGTTAGAACTAAATCCCTTTTTAGAAGAAGAACCTATAGAACAAATCGAGTTATCCCAGGATATTGAGGAAAGGATAACGCACAGTGATGCCAATCATACCACTTTAAAAGAAAGAGGAGAGGACCCGATAGAGAACACGGCACATAGAGATATGGGATTTCATGATTACCTTTTATGGCAGCTCGAATTAACGATCTCTACTGATCAAGAGTTTCAAATCGGAGAAATACTGATAGGCAATATAAATGATGACGGTTATCTTGAATCAACTGTAGATGAAATCAGCAAATTTACAGGAGCAGGGATAGAACAGGTAGAAGAGGTTCTAAAAAAAATCCAGGGTTTTGATCCCAGTGGTGTTGGAGCAAGGGATCTCAAAGAGTGCCTTCTCATCCAGTTGAGCCATCTTGGTATTGAGAATCCTATTATAAAAGATATCGTATTGAATCATCTGAACAATCTTGAGAGAAAAGCTTATCATAGTATATCCAAAGCTATCGGAGTTAATGTGGAAATTGTTATGGCTGCTGCTAATGCGATATTAAGGCTAAATCCAAAACCAGGCAGCCTGTATCATTCAGAAACTGAGGAAAATTATATCATACCGGATGTTGTTGTCTATAAAAATAAAGATGCTTTTGTTGTTGAGCTTATAGAAGATGGCATGCCCGGGCTTAGATATATGGATTACTATGCCAGAAAAGTACTCGATGAGATTGGAAATAATGATACGGCAAAAAAATTTATAAAAGAAAAATTATACGGAGCAAAGTGGCTTATCAAGGCGGTTGAGCAAAGGAAAAATACAATAAAAAGAGTTGTAAGGGCGATCGTCATGAGGCAGGAGTCTTTTTTTGAGTATGGGGATAAATACTTACAGCCGATGGTGCTAAAGGATATTGCAAATGACATAAACGTACATGAGACTACTGTTGGAAGGGTTACAAATGGAAAATATGTTCAGACTCAATGGGGAATTTATGAACTTAAATACTTCTTTACCACCTCATTAAAAACAGAATCCGGGGAATTGTTATCCACCAAACTCGTTAAGCAGAAGATAAAAGAAATAATCGGAAAAGAGAATAACACTTCTCCATTGTCTGATACAGATATTGTAAGGTTTTTGAAGGTTGAGGGTATATCAATTGCGCGCAGGACAGTTGCAAAATATAGGGAGCTTATGAACATACGGCCTGTTCATATGCGGAGGGTTAAAGTATTATAGATGAAAAAGTCTGATAATCATGTTGAGGGCAAACTTGTAAAAGACATAATCGGAATCGCTGTTTTCAGCATTTCTATTATTGTACTGCTGAGTGTTTTTTCGTACGATCCAAACGATGCAACAATATTAAATGAATCGCGCGTTACTGTGTATCATAATATGATAGGCTCCTTTGGAGCAAATATAGCCGATTTACTGCTTATGTCCCTGGGCCTTTCTGCCTATCTTGTCGGTTTTATGGGCATGATTTTATTCTTTGGAATTGTAATGAGCGATAGATTTAAAAAAAGATGGATGTATATTTCCGGCTTTGTACTCCTAATAGTATCATTGGCTATGACTATTTCATCCATAAGTAAGGCAACCCCGAGGAGCAGCGGAGGATTATTGGGATACAATATAAACCATATTTTACAATCCTATCTCGGAAAGATTGGAACTACCATAATAGCTGTTTCACTCGTTCTCATTTCACTCAGCATGCTCGTACGGAAATCTGTAACAGGATTATTTATATTGATTTTGAGAAGCCTATTCATATTCTTTAAGCGGGCAGCTAAACTTTTCAATGACCTGGGTGTAAAGTTTATCGTATGGAAAGGAAAGGTTAGCAGAAGAAAAGAAAAGCAAGAAATAATAGAAAAAGATCATGGTATTGTTATTCAAGCTCCTAAAAAAAAGGAACTTGTT
This is a stretch of genomic DNA from Deltaproteobacteria bacterium. It encodes these proteins:
- a CDS encoding HAD-IIIA family hydrolase translates to MRKITLKNKLGHIKMLLLDVDGVLTDGKLIYNNSGIELKMFDVKDGYGLVRLKKSGIKLGIITAKKSSIVETRAKDLGIDTLYQNSEDKIIPYKEIKKKYKLSDNDIAYIGDDIPDLPVLRIVGVPIAVKNAAKPVKKVSLYITKKNGGCGAVREVVELIMQAKGEPLG
- the chrA gene encoding chromate efflux transporter; the protein is MLKRIIKSWDALWKYFFYIGFSYGPMVYTLARNSFIKKLKLITEKDIMDGIALAQVMPGAVFIDFVSYIGFLLRKTKGAFVAMLIFIFPSFLLMIILTYLYLRYGEIGVVQHVLKGLSAIMIALIIKVIIDIYNEGVKNPVYLIISGIGLLLLILNLNIVLILIMGIILAILYGIYKADISIKGKRIALPHRADFNNLLKDNLWVILFMLFLIMVNMTFYFVYPDIAIMNTILFKIGLLTFGNGYTMLPFISKEVVNNYHWLTIKQFSDGIVLSQITPGPVAVMATFIGYKVAGIVGAITATLSIFLPSTMLVAIVAKPFLEYKDNKMVTYALKGILSTFIGLLILVVAQISKTSITDYKTALFALVALILFIYTKINPIIVLIIGVAISIIVL
- the rpoN gene encoding RNA polymerase factor sigma-54 — encoded protein: MIDIRQEVNLRQQLELTPQLIQALRLLQLNRLELEQELKTELELNPFLEEEPIEQIELSQDIEERITHSDANHTTLKERGEDPIENTAHRDMGFHDYLLWQLELTISTDQEFQIGEILIGNINDDGYLESTVDEISKFTGAGIEQVEEVLKKIQGFDPSGVGARDLKECLLIQLSHLGIENPIIKDIVLNHLNNLERKAYHSISKAIGVNVEIVMAAANAILRLNPKPGSLYHSETEENYIIPDVVVYKNKDAFVVELIEDGMPGLRYMDYYARKVLDEIGNNDTAKKFIKEKLYGAKWLIKAVEQRKNTIKRVVRAIVMRQESFFEYGDKYLQPMVLKDIANDINVHETTVGRVTNGKYVQTQWGIYELKYFFTTSLKTESGELLSTKLVKQKIKEIIGKENNTSPLSDTDIVRFLKVEGISIARRTVAKYRELMNIRPVHMRRVKVL
- the lptB gene encoding LPS export ABC transporter ATP-binding protein; its protein translation is MDQLLEIIGLKKSFGKKTVVSDVNFSVNSGNIVGLLGPNGAGKSTTFYMIVGVYKPDKGKIMLNNEDITYNQMYIRARKGITYLPQEPSIFRKLSVEDNIKVVFETMEYNPDLIEEKTEEIMKNMNILHIRRSKGYSLSGGERRRVEISRALATAPIFMLLDEPFAGIDPIAVNELRGIIFSLKEKGIGIIISDHNVRDTLNACDMAYIINNGRIIEQGDPKQIANSENAKRIYLGEDFKL
- the lptC gene encoding LPS export ABC transporter periplasmic protein LptC — its product is MIRLVYFIIDVYIMAMLTTGISCTNGSVKQAADLSSRTEVQRPTIEIVDPVFTEIKENTVSYNGEAVEAEYFNNEHKGIIINPRISGLTSKGESFTASADKGYYYDKNKTLTLKDNIFARLDSGYDLKCNYVDYFINKRIIVAYEPVTISSKAFILHADKANINLNTGKLLMEGNIKANIYNMSLK